From the genome of Toxoplasma gondii ME49 chromosome XII, whole genome shotgun sequence:
ctcttcttctcgcgttgctccctccttcttccccgctacttcctcgtttcttctcttttcgtctgtttcttcttcggttcgtccttcctctgtcttcccccgcttccctcttcggttcgtccttctgtttcttctccttgccGCCGCACCAGTTCGATTTCTTGAAAGAGGTCTCCCAGAGGTttcgcttctgcagcttTCGACAGTTTCCTCCTCAGAAATCCGTGGGGCGGCATGGCTTTCATCAGGTCTGCGAGCTgctccggcgtctccgcagATACCTCAACGACTTCGAAGTTGTCCGTCGCATGCGAAGCAGCGCAagtctctttccctctgtcttcggCAAGCGCCGCCACACTCGCcgcgcgcgacagagaagcctTCTTCAAGCTCGGctcccccttctcttcctcctcaatTTGCGCTCGGACTTTGTACCTCACGCGTCCTGCGAACCTGGCCAAAAAACGCGACAAATGCACTCTCTCTGCGTGAAAGCGACACACGAGACATGCATTTCGGCGGAAAAAACAAACCCCCATGGAGGCGGACAGACGCatcacatgcacatgcgcgAAGACGCCTGTGCCTCTTGGGATGCGGCCTGGAGAGCACCTCGGCTGTCGTCTCCAGGCTGGGAGGTCGCGAGACATCGTTCAAGGTGGAATGAACTCGAAAGACAATGTCGCCCCCCACCCCAAAGagcggcggagaagacagagagcagcagCCACTGTTTTCCAACTCCACAGAGGGAAAGGCAGCGGCCAGGAAGAGCGCTGGAAAAGGCGAGGCAACAGACAAACCGACTTACGGTGCCTGCGTAGCTCCGGAAGCAGCTTCGCCAGTAACGCTGCAGTCCGGTGCGACGGACGCCGGAAGAgtgaagcagaaaggaaagcgaTACCTGCCTGTCGCGAGCGTTCCGTTCATGACCAGGAGCGCATGTGATTCCGAGAAGTACATCATCTTCTCGGCGACGAAAGTCGACCTCGACTCGCTGCTCCAGCAGTTCAGAAAACGCGGACAGAGTTCCTCACATGCAGACATGGAGGactgcggagagagagagagagacagctgcgaCTGCGGTGTACACCGGCCAGGCAAGCGACGCTTGAAAGCATGCAGATCTACCTACGGCTAGCGAGGGATGAGAAGAGCGCGCGAAACGAAAGGGGAAGGGATCTGAACTTCGCAGGAAATACGTTCACATCGACGCAGCGACAGGCGCGCAGACATCTTAGTCGGTCGACACACACAGGAAGACAGTGAGGAGTCCGCGAACAGGTACACGACATAGGCCTCCATCGGGACTTGGGTGAGTAGGGGGATCTAATTTGCGGAGCTGCTGGCGAGCTGTGGAAACGCTttggaagaggaagacgtaCTCGGAATCGACGTAGCTcacgtcttcctcgccgtcgagATACAAGGCGAGGCGCGTCGCGTGGATTTCCTCCACGACGTTCAAGAAGACTTCTCCATTCACCTGCTCGCCTGCAAGGAAAGTTCGAGGACGTTCCGtgaaaaagtgaaaaagagaaacagaaaaaaacgaagaagaacggaggtCCAGGAGACACGAACACCTCACGCGTCCACCGACACagtgaaaaagaagaagaggcaaatcAGAAACaagacgaacagagagataaggtgaaagaaaagaaaaagaaggagaaagagaaagagacagaagaacgagatgaagagaacgagaagaagaggagaagaagggagagataaggtgaaagaaaagaaagaagagaagagggagaagaagaggaagaaggagaggagtcTGAGAGGAATGAAAGAAGTTTATAAACTAGCTAGTCGTATGCCAGTCTGTGTGGTGGCCGTAGATCTGGAAGCACATaacgcgaaggcgaaggatgGAGATGAACAGaattcgagagaaaaaactaACGAGACACAGGGGCCGACAGCTGTGCACCCGAGGATATCAATGTCCTGGCGACGAGCTCTGGAAGTCTCATGCGGTTTCGCCATGCAAATTGAGTTCAGAAACGGCTAAACCGTGCTCACTTACCTGGAGCGTAAGCGGGCTTGTTGACCCAAATGTAGAGGTTGTTTGAATCAGACCAGCCAGCTCCCATGGTGCCTGGTTTCTGACGAACATTTCcattcttcgtctttctctt
Proteins encoded in this window:
- a CDS encoding arrestin (or s-antigen), n-terminal domain-containing protein (encoded by transcript TGME49_307990), which codes for MGAGWSDSNNLYIWVNKPAYAPGEQVNGEVFLNVVEEIHATRLALYLDGEEDVSYVDSDESRSTFVAEKMMYFSESHALLVMNGTLATGRYRFPFCFTLPASVAPDCSVTGEAASGATQAPFAGRVRYKVRAQIEEEEKGEPSLKKASLSRAASVAALAEDRGKETCAASHATDNFEVVEVSAETPEQLADLMKAMPPHGFLRRKLSKAAEAKPLGDLFQEIELAIVVPAEEPEVTLCEFIEHFKLLRCVPLGTLRAKVTADRLSCFPGDCVTVTVEVENTTNKHIQRVVVSLVREVIFSVDGREKFSVREVVASETIPGPPREKDFRAFGPQKVKVNVPTESQPSMTSSLMRLRYKLETFFLLGQKPYRFFLDCSVLKKTPTVKEHLTKLHAPKDWHKVPLLPETDLAVIQLRGARPPVRGDYIDIGSIIC